Proteins encoded within one genomic window of Candidatus Methylomirabilota bacterium:
- a CDS encoding alpha/beta fold hydrolase: MPRLRANNVHLNYVEAGQGEPPLVLLHGVGGSHEMWQPVLPALSASRRVLAGDHRGHGGSDKPGGPYTVRLLADDWRAALGALGVQRADLLGLSLGGAVAMRLAADHPERVRKLVLVDTWGFPHPDFVGMMRERLALLERGDLRAYADAAIPQVYSDGYVREHPEAIEAYRARVARAEVASLRSAVGACVAHDMRGDLARVAAPTLVLVGRQDRLTPPYHSEYLARAIAGARLAVVDGCAHFPHLEAPETFLGAVGEFLQKG; this comes from the coding sequence ATGCCGCGCCTCCGCGCCAACAACGTCCACCTCAACTACGTCGAGGCGGGCCAGGGGGAGCCGCCGCTGGTCCTGCTCCACGGCGTCGGCGGTTCCCACGAGATGTGGCAGCCCGTGCTCCCGGCGCTCTCCGCCTCGCGGCGCGTGCTGGCGGGGGATCATCGTGGTCATGGCGGCTCGGACAAGCCGGGGGGCCCCTACACGGTCCGTCTGCTCGCGGATGACTGGCGGGCGGCCCTGGGTGCGCTCGGGGTTCAGCGCGCGGACCTCCTCGGCCTCTCCCTCGGCGGCGCCGTGGCGATGCGCCTGGCCGCCGATCATCCCGAGCGGGTCCGGAAGCTGGTGCTGGTCGACACCTGGGGGTTTCCGCACCCCGACTTCGTCGGGATGATGCGCGAGCGGCTGGCGTTGCTGGAACGCGGCGACCTGCGCGCGTATGCCGACGCGGCGATTCCCCAGGTCTATTCCGACGGTTATGTCCGCGAGCACCCTGAGGCGATCGAGGCGTACCGGGCACGGGTCGCTCGCGCGGAGGTGGCCTCCCTCCGGTCCGCCGTGGGAGCCTGCGTCGCCCACGACATGCGCGGCGATCTCGCCAGAGTGGCGGCACCCACCCTGGTGCTGGTGGGGCGCCAGGACCGGTTGACCCCGCCGTACCACTCGGAGTACCTGGCGAGGGCCATTGCCGGGGCGAGGCTGGCGGTCGTCGACGGCTGCGCCCATTTTCCGCACCTGGAGGCGCCCGAGACCTTTCTGGGGGCGGTGGGCGAGTTTCTACAAAAGGGATAG
- the glp gene encoding gephyrin-like molybdotransferase Glp, whose translation MISVRDGQNRILAQVTQRTSPELVPLADARDRVLWEAARASFDVPPTDNSAVDGYAVSSADIPARDSRELIVVGDLPAGSVFDGVIPPGQAIRIMTGAPMPAGPDTVYPQESVERVGDRIRVPPIARGANVRRRGEDVASGTVVIEAGAVLRPQELGLLASLGQRQVLVSQPPRVALLSTGDEVAEPGAIRKPGQIYDANRFTLRGLSEQCGGVVTDLGIVPDQRDRLRARLLEAAEVADLVITSGGVSVGAYDLVKEVLGEVGGIDFWQVAMQPGRPLAVGRIGRAHFFGLPGNPVASMLTFLLFVRPAIFTLAGRRRVFPETWPARAAEPMRKKVGRREFKRGILRLDQGCWEVRTTGPQGSGILSSMVAGNCLIVLEEERGDVAAGDTVLIEPFGWTD comes from the coding sequence ATGATTTCGGTGCGGGATGGTCAAAATCGCATCCTCGCACAGGTCACGCAGCGCACCTCGCCGGAGCTCGTTCCCCTCGCCGATGCGCGCGATCGTGTGCTCTGGGAAGCCGCCCGTGCGTCCTTCGACGTGCCGCCGACGGACAACTCCGCCGTCGATGGCTACGCGGTGTCGAGCGCCGACATCCCGGCTCGAGACAGCCGCGAGCTGATCGTGGTCGGCGATCTCCCCGCCGGTTCCGTCTTCGACGGCGTGATCCCGCCCGGGCAGGCCATCCGCATCATGACGGGCGCCCCGATGCCGGCGGGCCCGGACACGGTCTATCCCCAGGAGAGCGTCGAGCGCGTGGGCGATCGCATCCGCGTGCCGCCGATCGCCAGGGGCGCCAACGTCCGCCGGCGCGGCGAGGACGTGGCCAGCGGCACGGTCGTGATCGAGGCGGGCGCCGTCCTGCGTCCGCAAGAGCTGGGGCTCCTGGCCTCGCTCGGCCAGCGTCAGGTGCTGGTGAGTCAACCGCCGCGCGTCGCGCTGCTCTCCACCGGCGACGAGGTGGCCGAGCCCGGCGCAATCCGCAAGCCCGGGCAGATCTATGACGCGAACCGCTTCACGCTGCGCGGGCTGAGCGAGCAGTGTGGCGGCGTGGTGACCGACCTCGGGATCGTGCCCGACCAGCGCGATCGCCTCCGCGCGCGGCTGCTGGAGGCGGCGGAGGTCGCGGACCTCGTCATCACCTCCGGCGGCGTGTCCGTCGGCGCCTACGATCTCGTGAAGGAGGTGCTGGGCGAGGTCGGCGGCATCGACTTCTGGCAGGTGGCCATGCAGCCGGGACGGCCGCTGGCGGTGGGCCGCATCGGGCGCGCGCACTTCTTCGGCCTCCCCGGCAATCCCGTCGCCTCCATGCTCACCTTCCTGCTCTTCGTCCGGCCGGCGATCTTCACGCTGGCGGGGCGGCGGCGGGTCTTTCCCGAGACCTGGCCGGCGCGCGCGGCGGAGCCGATGCGGAAGAAGGTGGGCCGCCGCGAATTCAAGCGCGGCATCCTCCGCCTCGACCAGGGGTGCTGGGAGGTGCGCACCACCGGGCCCCAGGGCTCGGGGATCCTGAGCTCGATGGTCGCCGGCAACTGCCTCATCGTCCTCGAGGAGGAGCGCGGCGACGTGGCGGCGGGTGACACGGTCCTGATCGAGCCGTTCGGGTGGACGGATTGA
- a CDS encoding dienelactone hydrolase family protein — protein MLKAMLRPLMAALGACVLSAGCAASLVQFPNATPGALRPVPGWLSLPRGRGPFPAVVLLHGCHGVSASTHDWALWFRDRGYVALVVDSWAARGMSEGCSPESPDLPNTERFDDAVGALRFLHGLPSVDRNGVGVIGWSNGGVFAMALVNGPTHERAMRRGVTLPAPGFRAAVAVYPGGCPSLVKELAVRPLLVLLGDADDWTIPGPCLAMAEAMRARGADVAIVLYPGAVHYFDVEGQPRMFLPDVANDNKPSGCCGATVGYDRRAAADARRRVAEFFHHHLGGR, from the coding sequence ATGCTCAAAGCCATGCTCCGCCCCCTGATGGCGGCGCTCGGGGCCTGCGTGCTCAGCGCCGGCTGCGCCGCCTCGCTGGTGCAGTTCCCCAACGCCACGCCGGGCGCGCTGCGCCCGGTCCCCGGTTGGCTCTCGCTGCCGCGGGGTCGCGGACCTTTCCCCGCCGTCGTCCTGCTCCACGGCTGCCACGGCGTGTCGGCGTCGACGCACGACTGGGCGCTGTGGTTCCGGGATCGGGGATACGTCGCGCTGGTGGTGGACAGCTGGGCGGCGCGCGGGATGTCGGAGGGCTGCTCGCCGGAGTCGCCGGACCTGCCCAACACCGAACGCTTCGACGACGCCGTCGGCGCGCTGCGGTTCCTGCACGGGCTGCCGTCCGTCGATCGGAACGGCGTGGGCGTCATCGGCTGGTCCAACGGCGGCGTCTTCGCCATGGCGCTCGTGAACGGCCCCACTCACGAGCGCGCCATGAGGCGGGGCGTCACCCTGCCCGCGCCCGGCTTCCGGGCCGCCGTGGCGGTGTATCCGGGGGGCTGCCCGTCACTGGTGAAGGAGCTGGCGGTCCGCCCGCTGCTCGTTCTGCTAGGCGACGCCGACGACTGGACGATTCCGGGGCCCTGCCTGGCGATGGCGGAGGCTATGCGCGCGCGGGGCGCCGACGTCGCGATCGTACTCTATCCCGGCGCGGTTCACTACTTCGACGTGGAGGGCCAGCCGCGGATGTTTCTCCCCGACGTGGCCAACGACAACAAGCCGAGCGGGTGCTGCGGGGCGACCGTCGGCTATGACCGCCGGGCCGCAGCCGACGCCCGCCGGCGGGTCGCCGAATTCTTCCATCATCATCTCGGAGGGCGCTGA
- a CDS encoding DUF309 domain-containing protein, with translation MIPTLPWRARNRLAETILQSLHDAEARHGLERLARGGAAESDWLGPDERGQARLLRLRAQRASEAVRALPLGPAGSRLDDALAAAATLFDAGLGFEVHELLEPHWTRATGDDREALQGLIQIAVGYQHLANGNASGARALLAEGGARLEGRRLGGLQLASFARAVRESIEGLPTLDPAAIPRFPRGRGRAR, from the coding sequence GTGATCCCGACGCTGCCCTGGCGCGCGCGCAATCGCCTGGCCGAGACGATCTTGCAGTCCCTGCACGACGCCGAGGCCCGCCATGGGCTCGAGCGGCTGGCGCGCGGCGGCGCCGCCGAGTCCGACTGGCTCGGCCCCGACGAGCGCGGTCAGGCCAGGCTGCTGCGGCTCCGGGCCCAGCGGGCGAGCGAAGCGGTGCGCGCGTTGCCGCTGGGGCCGGCCGGATCCCGCCTCGACGACGCGCTGGCGGCGGCGGCCACCCTCTTCGACGCCGGGCTCGGCTTCGAGGTCCACGAGCTGCTCGAGCCCCACTGGACTCGGGCGACGGGCGACGACCGCGAGGCCCTTCAAGGGTTGATCCAGATCGCCGTCGGCTATCAGCATCTCGCCAACGGCAACGCCAGCGGCGCCCGCGCGCTGCTCGCGGAAGGGGGAGCGCGCCTGGAGGGGCGCCGCCTGGGCGGGCTCCAGCTCGCATCGTTCGCGCGGGCCGTCCGGGAATCGATCGAGGGCCTGCCGACCCTGGATCCGGCCGCCATCCCGCGCTTCCCGCGCGGGCGCGGTCGCGCGCGGTGA
- a CDS encoding RDD family protein: MNERAWSEPRPAGFWIRVVALLIDSIVFFLVLASLRFVAGRLGGRQTEEAIAVQVVAVAFAWLFTVLYTTVLHALGGQTVGKMAVGIRVVAIDGELLPVGGAFLRYLAYFVSSLPLGLGFVMAGLRRDKRALHDLIAGSRVERLPARALRRAPTPAGQSTPSGVL; the protein is encoded by the coding sequence GTGAACGAGCGCGCTTGGAGCGAACCCCGCCCGGCCGGCTTCTGGATCCGCGTCGTCGCGCTGCTGATCGACTCCATCGTGTTCTTCCTCGTGCTGGCCTCGCTCCGCTTCGTGGCCGGACGTCTGGGGGGACGCCAGACGGAAGAGGCCATCGCCGTCCAGGTCGTCGCGGTGGCGTTCGCGTGGCTCTTCACCGTCCTCTACACGACCGTGCTCCACGCCCTCGGCGGGCAGACGGTGGGCAAGATGGCGGTCGGCATCCGCGTCGTCGCCATCGACGGTGAGTTGCTGCCGGTGGGTGGGGCGTTTCTCCGGTACCTCGCCTACTTCGTCTCTTCGCTGCCGCTGGGGCTCGGCTTCGTCATGGCGGGGCTGCGCCGTGACAAGCGGGCGCTGCACGACCTGATCGCCGGCAGCCGCGTGGAGCGGCTGCCCGCGCGCGCTCTCCGCCGCGCGCCGACGCCCGCCGGCCAATCGACGCCCTCCGGCGTCCTGTGA
- a CDS encoding YihY/virulence factor BrkB family protein encodes MLGGLRGAVYRFYTNDGFFLAAGLAFFFLVCMIPVTLLGVSAVGFVLSTEDAAREVVGQLARNFPVYERELTRVLLRIVQTRTASGLVGTGILVLFSTSLFGAARLVMHRMLGLRGSHNALRNFFVDAGMVLLLAGLLFGATVATWMAQWFQTFVLEPIQTPSQWIHAVAIVVSVGFSALMFYLGYRFVPYRRVRVGAALAGAVLTSLLWEVAKQLFRLYIREVGLYDQIYGPLGVLGALVMFVYYSAVVFVFGAAYVAALDARRH; translated from the coding sequence GTGCTCGGCGGGCTTCGCGGCGCGGTCTATCGGTTCTACACCAACGACGGCTTCTTCCTGGCCGCCGGGCTCGCGTTCTTCTTTCTGGTCTGCATGATCCCGGTCACGCTCCTGGGCGTCTCCGCGGTCGGCTTCGTCCTCTCGACGGAGGATGCCGCCCGGGAGGTGGTCGGGCAGCTCGCGCGCAACTTCCCGGTCTACGAGCGCGAGCTCACGCGCGTACTGCTGCGCATCGTCCAGACCCGCACGGCCTCGGGCCTGGTGGGGACCGGAATCCTGGTGCTCTTCTCGACGTCGCTCTTCGGGGCCGCCCGCCTGGTGATGCACCGGATGCTGGGGCTTCGCGGCTCCCACAACGCCCTCCGCAACTTCTTCGTCGACGCCGGCATGGTGCTGCTGCTGGCCGGGCTCCTCTTCGGGGCCACGGTCGCGACGTGGATGGCGCAGTGGTTTCAAACCTTCGTCCTGGAGCCGATTCAGACGCCGAGCCAGTGGATTCACGCCGTCGCGATCGTCGTCAGCGTCGGCTTTTCGGCCCTGATGTTCTACCTGGGGTACCGGTTCGTCCCCTACCGGCGGGTGCGGGTGGGAGCGGCGCTCGCCGGGGCCGTGCTGACGAGCCTGCTGTGGGAGGTGGCCAAGCAGCTCTTCCGCCTCTACATCCGCGAGGTCGGGCTCTACGACCAGATCTACGGGCCGCTGGGCGTGCTGGGCGCGCTTGTGATGTTCGTGTACTACTCGGCGGTCGTGTTCGTCTTCGGCGCCGCCTACGTCGCCGCGCTGGACGCCCGGAGACACTAG
- a CDS encoding DNA polymerase domain-containing protein: METASFSPFLLAADAELLREGPGLVALNELAGSGALRWIARYRSWGGALAARDRCRERSGQLAFAPGAPYRFFPDPVHQYLLLTGRTSFGGLTFADLRRVALDIEVLTSEGFEFPNAARPGDRIVAIALADSTGFRHVIRGDRLDERELLQECVRLVRERDPDVIEGHNIFRFDLKYLEARAQRHGVVLAWGRDGSALGGRPSRLQIAERTIGYRRYEVAGRHIIDTWILAQLHDVGARDLPSFGLKEIARHLGVAAEDRTYVDPATISREFREAPDRLMAYALDDVVETLAVSAILSPPYFAQAQVVPFDYQSTVLRGAAAKIDALLLREYLHRGHAVPLPRPGGAVGGGLVAIFHQGVARPVLHVDVTSLYPSLMLAGGIAPQSDELGIFPDLLRYLTEFRVRAKRLAAGSADPGERGHLLALQQSFKILINAFYGYLAFAGGHFNDFEAANRVTAEGRATVSAIIERLAALGATVLEADTDGVYFTPPSGHAPADDEPLLEKIAGALGPGIHLELDGRYAAMFSYKLKTYALLDAQGRVNLKGSAFRSRGLEPFQRHLIEEVVRLLLIGRAAEVKAVVDRWMQDFAARRVPPRAFARTETLGETLEAYRERVRAGARNPSAAYELATAAGRAWQPGDQVSYYVAGRGAGVAVNECARLLAAWDPARRDENVEYYQAKVVEIWERFRPFVEHDGLRPPADDADASPQLTLF; the protein is encoded by the coding sequence GTGGAGACCGCGTCGTTTTCCCCGTTCCTCCTGGCCGCGGACGCGGAGCTGCTCCGTGAGGGCCCGGGCTTGGTCGCCCTGAACGAGCTGGCCGGCTCCGGGGCTCTGCGCTGGATCGCCCGCTACCGTTCCTGGGGCGGGGCGCTGGCCGCGCGTGACCGCTGCCGCGAGCGCTCCGGCCAGCTCGCCTTCGCGCCCGGCGCGCCCTACCGGTTCTTCCCTGATCCCGTCCACCAGTACCTGCTGCTGACCGGACGCACGTCGTTCGGCGGACTCACCTTCGCCGACCTCCGCCGGGTGGCGCTCGACATCGAAGTGCTCACCTCGGAGGGCTTCGAGTTCCCCAACGCGGCGCGGCCGGGCGACCGCATCGTGGCCATCGCGCTCGCCGACTCGACCGGCTTCCGCCACGTGATCCGTGGCGATCGGCTGGACGAGCGCGAGCTCCTCCAGGAATGCGTCCGCCTCGTCCGGGAGCGGGACCCCGACGTGATCGAGGGCCACAACATCTTCCGCTTCGACCTCAAGTACCTGGAGGCCCGGGCCCAGCGACACGGGGTGGTCCTGGCCTGGGGGCGCGACGGCAGCGCCCTGGGGGGACGGCCCTCGCGCCTGCAGATCGCCGAGCGGACCATCGGCTACCGCCGCTACGAGGTGGCGGGTCGCCACATCATCGACACCTGGATCCTCGCCCAGCTCCACGACGTCGGCGCCCGGGACCTGCCCTCGTTCGGGCTCAAGGAGATCGCGCGCCATCTCGGCGTTGCCGCCGAAGATCGCACCTACGTCGATCCCGCCACCATTTCCCGGGAATTCCGGGAGGCCCCCGATCGCTTGATGGCCTATGCGCTCGACGACGTCGTCGAGACGCTTGCCGTGTCGGCGATCCTCTCGCCGCCGTACTTCGCCCAGGCCCAGGTGGTGCCCTTCGACTACCAGTCGACCGTGCTGCGCGGGGCGGCGGCCAAGATCGACGCCCTGCTGCTGCGCGAGTACCTGCACCGCGGCCACGCCGTGCCCCTGCCGCGCCCCGGCGGCGCCGTCGGCGGCGGCCTCGTCGCGATCTTCCACCAGGGGGTCGCCCGCCCCGTGCTCCACGTCGACGTCACCTCCCTCTATCCCTCGCTGATGCTGGCCGGCGGCATCGCCCCCCAGTCCGACGAGCTGGGAATCTTTCCCGATCTCTTGCGTTACCTCACCGAGTTCCGCGTGAGGGCCAAGCGCCTGGCCGCGGGCTCCGCCGACCCTGGCGAGCGCGGGCATTTGCTGGCCCTGCAGCAGTCGTTCAAGATCCTGATCAACGCCTTCTACGGCTACCTGGCCTTCGCCGGAGGGCACTTCAACGACTTCGAGGCGGCCAATCGCGTCACGGCGGAGGGCCGTGCCACCGTCAGCGCGATCATCGAGCGGCTCGCCGCCCTGGGAGCCACGGTCCTCGAGGCCGACACGGACGGCGTCTACTTCACGCCGCCGTCGGGCCACGCGCCGGCCGACGACGAGCCGCTGCTCGAGAAGATCGCCGGCGCGCTCGGACCCGGAATCCACCTCGAGCTGGACGGGCGCTACGCGGCGATGTTCAGTTACAAGCTCAAGACCTACGCGCTGCTCGACGCGCAGGGGCGCGTCAACCTGAAGGGCTCAGCCTTCCGGTCCCGCGGGCTCGAGCCCTTCCAGCGGCATCTCATCGAGGAGGTCGTGCGCCTGCTGCTGATCGGTCGCGCGGCGGAGGTCAAGGCCGTCGTCGACCGCTGGATGCAGGATTTCGCCGCGCGCCGGGTGCCCCCGCGCGCCTTCGCCCGCACCGAGACGCTCGGGGAGACGCTGGAGGCGTACCGTGAGCGGGTCCGCGCGGGAGCCCGGAATCCCTCGGCCGCCTATGAGCTGGCCACGGCGGCCGGCCGCGCCTGGCAACCCGGCGACCAGGTTTCCTACTACGTGGCGGGGCGCGGCGCCGGGGTGGCGGTGAACGAGTGCGCCAGGCTCCTGGCGGCGTGGGATCCTGCCCGTCGCGACGAAAACGTCGAGTACTACCAGGCGAAGGTCGTGGAGATCTGGGAGCGGTTTCGGCCATTCGTCGAGCACGACGGCCTCCGTCCCCCCGCCGACGACGCCGACGCATCGCCCCAGCTCACGCTCTTCTGA
- a CDS encoding SDR family oxidoreductase: protein MDLGLKGKAALVTAASKGMGKACALGLAAEGARVMMCARGDQDLKTAADEVRAKTGAEVLAMRADVTKAADVTALVARTTEAFGAVDILVANCGGPPRGGLADMTDEQWFGAFEVSLLSVVRLIREVVPSMRQRKWGRILTIQSVSVKQPVEGLLLSNAVRPGVAGLVKTLSADLGKDNILINTVCPGRIMTDRFLGGAKQAGLPTEEYVKKSSAEIPLRRIGSPEEFANVVVFLASERASYITGVTIQVDGGLVRGIL, encoded by the coding sequence ATGGACCTCGGACTCAAGGGCAAGGCGGCGCTGGTGACGGCGGCGAGCAAGGGGATGGGCAAGGCCTGCGCCCTCGGCCTGGCGGCGGAAGGCGCGCGAGTCATGATGTGCGCGCGCGGCGACCAAGATCTGAAGACGGCGGCCGACGAGGTCCGCGCCAAGACCGGCGCCGAGGTCCTGGCCATGCGCGCCGACGTGACCAAGGCGGCCGACGTCACGGCGCTAGTGGCGCGCACGACGGAGGCCTTCGGGGCCGTCGACATCCTGGTGGCCAACTGCGGGGGTCCGCCCCGGGGCGGCCTCGCCGACATGACCGACGAGCAGTGGTTTGGAGCCTTCGAGGTGTCGCTCCTGTCGGTCGTACGGCTGATCCGCGAGGTCGTGCCCTCGATGCGGCAGCGGAAGTGGGGCCGCATCCTCACGATCCAGTCGGTGTCGGTCAAGCAGCCGGTGGAGGGGTTGCTGCTGTCCAACGCGGTCCGGCCCGGCGTGGCCGGACTGGTCAAGACGCTGTCGGCCGATCTGGGAAAGGACAACATCCTGATCAACACCGTATGCCCGGGCCGCATCATGACCGATCGCTTCCTGGGCGGCGCCAAGCAGGCCGGCCTCCCCACGGAGGAATACGTCAAGAAGAGCAGTGCCGAGATCCCGCTGCGCCGGATCGGCAGCCCGGAGGAGTTCGCCAACGTGGTCGTCTTCCTGGCCTCGGAGCGGGCCTCCTACATCACCGGCGTCACGATCCAGGTCGACGGCGGGCTCGTGCGCGGCATCCTCTGA
- a CDS encoding RNA-binding protein: MPAKLFVGNLSFQATEEDLRELFAQAGTVETVRIITDQFTGRPRGFGFVEMATKEEATKAIEMLNGRLFRDRNLVVDEARPQPQRGPGGGGGDRGGRGSRPGGGGGGWRR; this comes from the coding sequence ATGCCCGCAAAGCTTTTCGTCGGTAATCTCTCGTTCCAGGCCACGGAGGAGGATCTGCGCGAGCTGTTCGCTCAGGCCGGCACCGTTGAAACGGTCCGCATCATCACGGACCAGTTCACCGGTAGGCCGCGCGGGTTCGGGTTCGTGGAGATGGCCACCAAGGAGGAGGCGACCAAGGCGATCGAGATGCTCAACGGTCGGCTGTTCCGAGACCGCAATCTCGTCGTCGACGAGGCGCGCCCTCAACCCCAGCGCGGTCCGGGGGGCGGGGGTGGTGATCGTGGTGGGCGCGGCTCACGGCCGGGCGGCGGCGGAGGCGGCTGGCGCCGCTGA